The Geomonas ferrireducens genome includes a window with the following:
- a CDS encoding TolC family protein: protein MAALFLTAHAHAEEPLSLDEAVATALKNHPQILEAKANLAGADARSGQALVGYYPQVRISSDWSKGRSYFPVKQSTLESDVTTATLSASQTIYDFGRTAGAVEAGRWNRSAASDALAVTRQDVLFRVRNGFYLLLAAGKQVDAVNETVLAREAVFRQAQEFFKEGLKAKVDVARAEANFYAAKTSLIRAQNNRDLAKVELANALGIASLGERKLAAPQVATAETPDLAAAQRDALANRPELKRLGALENSAQASLKTAKSGFLPVLSATASFGYADRDLPPSSNVWGVGVNLTVPLFSGFATVEQVKEAVALRSAVAAQQEGERLQVAKEVEAAWLGVKEAGARMVSTGKEVAAADESKALAEGRYQEGVGNIIEVTDAQSQALEARTAQIQALYDYQIALARLDRAVGKD, encoded by the coding sequence ATGGCGGCGCTTTTCCTTACGGCCCATGCCCATGCCGAAGAACCGCTCTCCCTGGATGAGGCGGTAGCCACCGCACTGAAAAACCACCCGCAAATCCTCGAGGCGAAGGCGAACCTTGCCGGTGCCGATGCACGATCCGGCCAGGCCCTTGTCGGCTATTACCCCCAGGTGAGGATTTCTTCGGACTGGAGCAAGGGACGGTCCTATTTTCCGGTGAAGCAAAGCACCCTGGAGTCGGACGTCACCACCGCCACGCTCTCCGCCAGCCAGACCATCTACGATTTCGGCAGGACGGCCGGGGCGGTAGAGGCCGGCAGATGGAATCGCTCCGCCGCCTCCGATGCGCTTGCCGTGACGCGGCAGGATGTCTTGTTCCGGGTAAGAAACGGTTTTTACCTGCTGCTCGCGGCGGGGAAACAGGTTGACGCGGTGAACGAAACGGTTCTCGCGCGCGAGGCGGTCTTCAGGCAGGCACAGGAATTTTTCAAAGAGGGGCTAAAGGCCAAGGTGGATGTGGCGCGGGCCGAGGCCAACTTCTACGCCGCGAAGACCTCTCTGATTCGGGCACAGAATAACCGCGACCTGGCCAAGGTCGAACTCGCCAACGCCCTTGGCATTGCTTCCTTGGGAGAGCGCAAACTGGCCGCTCCGCAGGTCGCCACGGCTGAGACGCCGGACCTGGCGGCGGCACAAAGGGATGCCCTCGCCAACCGTCCCGAGTTGAAGCGCTTGGGCGCACTGGAAAACTCCGCCCAGGCCTCCCTCAAAACGGCGAAAAGCGGATTTCTTCCCGTTCTCTCCGCGACGGCAAGTTTTGGCTACGCGGATCGGGACCTTCCACCCTCCAGCAACGTGTGGGGCGTTGGCGTAAACCTGACCGTTCCGCTCTTCTCAGGATTCGCTACCGTGGAGCAGGTCAAGGAGGCTGTAGCGCTAAGAAGCGCCGTCGCGGCCCAGCAGGAGGGCGAACGGCTGCAGGTCGCCAAGGAGGTGGAAGCGGCTTGGCTCGGGGTCAAGGAGGCCGGTGCCCGCATGGTATCGACGGGAAAAGAGGTTGCCGCGGCCGATGAGAGCAAAGCATTGGCTGAAGGGAGATATCAGGAAGGCGTCGGGAACATCATCGAGGTGACCGATGCGCAATCGCAGGCACTCGAGGCGAGGACGGCGCAGATCCAGGCCCTTTACGATTATCAGATAGCCCTTGCGCGTCTGGACAGGGCGGTAGGTAAAGACTGA
- a CDS encoding sensor histidine kinase, protein MIRGLVILHWVVAILIAETLVYALYLLVGGNGDHTLFSVGLALIGVSMALLGIPISLKITRPLDRLETAALRMAGGDLSARAHLAGKHIIGRRLAEAFNLMAEKVERMVRGGKELTANMSHELRSPLTRIRIAGECLSGALERGDTEEARQMLGAMWDDIEEADRMIGRILEYSKIDLVEHANTSDEVMPAELMKRVAAALGPLARAKGIELRLDLDEKLRTAGDAEGLRSVFNNVMENALRYTPQGGVVEVAAQGAAGKLEIIVTNTSDPLEPDDLEAIFTPFYRGRNATSEGSGLGLSIVRKIIELHHGDVLACNVPEGFQIRIRLPLSG, encoded by the coding sequence ATGATACGGGGACTCGTCATTCTCCACTGGGTCGTCGCGATACTCATCGCGGAGACGCTGGTGTACGCCCTCTATCTACTGGTTGGCGGCAACGGCGATCATACTCTGTTCAGCGTCGGGCTCGCCCTTATCGGTGTCTCCATGGCGCTGCTCGGCATTCCGATTTCGCTGAAGATAACGAGGCCCCTCGACCGGCTCGAAACAGCCGCACTGAGGATGGCCGGGGGAGATCTTTCGGCCCGGGCGCATCTGGCCGGAAAGCACATCATCGGCAGGCGGCTGGCTGAGGCGTTCAACCTGATGGCCGAGAAGGTGGAACGGATGGTCCGCGGGGGGAAGGAGCTGACCGCCAACATGTCCCATGAGCTGCGCAGCCCGCTCACTCGCATCCGTATCGCCGGTGAATGCCTGAGCGGTGCGTTGGAGCGCGGCGACACCGAGGAGGCGCGGCAGATGCTGGGCGCCATGTGGGATGATATCGAGGAGGCGGACCGGATGATCGGCCGGATACTGGAATACTCGAAGATCGACCTCGTGGAGCACGCAAACACCTCGGATGAAGTGATGCCCGCCGAGCTGATGAAACGCGTTGCCGCAGCTTTGGGCCCCTTGGCCCGTGCCAAAGGGATTGAACTCAGGCTGGATTTGGACGAGAAGCTTCGGACCGCCGGTGACGCCGAAGGGCTCCGTTCCGTCTTCAACAACGTGATGGAAAATGCCTTGCGCTATACCCCGCAAGGCGGCGTCGTGGAGGTTGCGGCGCAAGGGGCAGCGGGGAAACTCGAAATCATCGTCACGAACACCTCGGACCCGCTGGAGCCGGATGATCTCGAAGCCATCTTCACCCCCTTTTACCGCGGTCGCAATGCGACCAGCGAGGGAAGCGGTCTCGGTCTGTCGATAGTGCGCAAGATCATAGAGCTGCACCACGGGGATGTGCTGGCCTGCAACGTGCCGGAAGGTTTCCAGATCCGGATTCGCCTGCCGTTGTCGGGATAG
- a CDS encoding response regulator, giving the protein MKSSDKMLYLVDDDAKLRLLLTKFLRDNGFEVREFPDGSHVVEAIVSAPPAAVILDVMMPGENGLQVLDRIRRESAVPVVMLTARGEDEDRISGLEAGADDYLPKPFNPRELLARINAVLRRTASGTDAVTSAPPAETVEVAGFLLDRRRRTVCAGGKEQELSLTEFKLLEALMTRAGTVLTRDQLLDYARGKDFGPFDRSIDVHISRLRVKTEALSGGKRCIKTVWGSGYMFEVEK; this is encoded by the coding sequence ATGAAGTCATCCGACAAGATGCTTTACCTGGTCGACGACGACGCGAAACTTCGGCTGTTGCTGACCAAGTTTCTCCGCGACAACGGCTTCGAGGTGCGCGAGTTCCCCGATGGCAGCCACGTCGTCGAGGCCATCGTCAGTGCTCCCCCTGCAGCGGTAATTCTCGATGTAATGATGCCGGGTGAAAACGGATTGCAGGTGCTTGATAGGATACGCAGGGAGTCGGCGGTCCCCGTCGTTATGCTTACGGCCAGAGGTGAGGATGAAGACCGGATCTCGGGGCTTGAGGCAGGGGCTGACGACTACCTACCGAAGCCCTTCAACCCGCGGGAGCTCCTCGCCAGGATAAACGCCGTGCTGCGCCGCACCGCTTCCGGAACCGATGCAGTCACATCCGCACCCCCGGCGGAAACGGTCGAGGTGGCAGGTTTTCTCCTCGACCGCAGAAGGCGTACCGTCTGTGCCGGAGGAAAGGAGCAGGAGCTTTCCCTCACCGAGTTCAAGCTGCTGGAAGCGCTCATGACCCGTGCGGGCACGGTCCTCACGCGAGACCAATTGCTCGATTACGCCCGCGGTAAGGACTTCGGACCATTCGACCGCAGCATCGACGTCCACATCAGCAGGCTGCGCGTCAAGACGGAAGCGTTAAGTGGTGGTAAACGTTGCATCAAAACGGTCTGGGGCTCAGGCTACATGTTCGAGGTGGAAAAATGA
- a CDS encoding MarR family winged helix-turn-helix transcriptional regulator, whose protein sequence is MDKNLCYKINRLARMLMAKVNEQTKPHGVTQGQLPVLCCLDDEGGQTQAELCKNIQVEQPTMANTLSRMERDGLIYRVACDQDRRQSKIFLSEKTLPTVELLQRKSDEVVDLMTRDMSEVEVAEFKRLVDIAMRSLDR, encoded by the coding sequence GTGGATAAAAATCTCTGTTACAAGATCAACCGGCTGGCAAGGATGCTCATGGCGAAAGTCAACGAGCAGACAAAGCCGCATGGCGTTACGCAGGGACAACTCCCGGTGCTTTGTTGTCTGGACGATGAAGGCGGGCAGACACAGGCCGAGTTGTGCAAAAACATCCAGGTCGAGCAGCCCACCATGGCGAATACGCTGAGCCGCATGGAGCGCGACGGGCTCATCTACCGCGTGGCATGCGATCAGGACCGGCGGCAGTCAAAGATCTTTCTGAGCGAGAAGACACTTCCGACCGTGGAATTGCTGCAAAGAAAAAGTGACGAAGTGGTGGATCTGATGACCCGCGATATGTCGGAGGTGGAAGTCGCGGAATTCAAACGCCTGGTCGATATCGCGATGCGCTCCTTGGACCGTTGA
- the lpdA gene encoding dihydrolipoyl dehydrogenase: protein MQDFDVVIIGGGPGGINAGIMLSKAGKSVAMIQEEPESFGGTCLNRGCMPTKSLLKAATAYRYAKDAAKYGLDLLVGPVDLVKIRAVTDGDLAMLRGAVQGMLDQAGITGFRGKGAFESDRVIAVTRNDGSRKTLRGETIIIATGSRPKELSIAPFDGKHILSSDQMLVNTELPGKLLIVGGGAIGCEFATLYHTFGSDVIIVEAMESLLPREDAEAGKALQTAFETQGIKVKTGTAIERITVKDGKVSVAFKNGEVIDDIDKVLVGIGRSANIEGLNFEAAGVLTEGGTIKVNELMETEVPGIYAVGDVAGGLTLAHAAEKEAQLLVQNLLKGGRRALNQQAVPRVAFTHPEVAAVGASREGNGVKAYTFPQVPNGRSVVDKVAPAFVKFFVKEDTSEIAGAVIIGEAATEMIHEMALAVENGLTLQQVGATVHVHPTHSKNILQAIHGCV, encoded by the coding sequence GTGCAAGACTTTGATGTTGTCATTATCGGCGGAGGGCCCGGCGGCATAAACGCGGGGATCATGTTGAGCAAGGCCGGAAAAAGTGTTGCGATGATTCAGGAGGAACCGGAATCTTTCGGCGGCACCTGTCTGAACCGCGGCTGCATGCCGACCAAGTCGCTGCTGAAGGCCGCTACCGCCTACCGATATGCCAAAGATGCTGCGAAGTATGGACTGGACCTGCTGGTGGGGCCGGTCGACCTGGTAAAAATTCGCGCCGTCACCGATGGGGATCTTGCCATGTTGCGCGGCGCGGTGCAGGGGATGCTTGACCAGGCCGGAATAACCGGTTTCCGCGGCAAGGGGGCTTTCGAATCGGACCGCGTGATCGCCGTTACCCGCAATGACGGCAGCAGGAAAACGCTTCGTGGTGAAACTATCATCATCGCCACCGGCTCCAGGCCTAAGGAACTCTCCATCGCGCCATTCGACGGGAAGCACATCCTCTCCAGCGACCAAATGCTGGTCAACACGGAACTGCCTGGCAAGCTCCTTATCGTTGGAGGTGGCGCAATCGGGTGCGAGTTCGCCACTCTTTACCACACTTTCGGAAGTGACGTCATTATCGTCGAGGCGATGGAATCGCTGCTGCCAAGGGAGGATGCTGAGGCCGGCAAGGCTCTGCAGACTGCGTTTGAAACTCAAGGGATCAAGGTAAAGACGGGGACGGCCATAGAGCGGATCACCGTCAAGGACGGCAAGGTCAGCGTGGCATTTAAAAACGGCGAGGTCATCGACGACATCGACAAGGTACTGGTAGGCATCGGGCGCAGCGCCAACATCGAGGGGCTGAACTTTGAAGCTGCCGGAGTCCTGACGGAAGGTGGCACCATAAAGGTCAACGAGCTGATGGAAACCGAGGTCCCCGGTATCTACGCCGTCGGCGATGTGGCCGGTGGACTGACCTTGGCCCATGCCGCAGAAAAGGAAGCACAACTGTTGGTTCAGAACCTCTTAAAGGGAGGCCGTCGCGCCCTGAACCAGCAGGCTGTGCCCCGGGTTGCCTTCACTCATCCCGAGGTGGCCGCGGTTGGGGCCTCGCGCGAAGGGAACGGGGTGAAAGCCTACACGTTCCCGCAGGTGCCTAATGGACGCTCGGTGGTGGACAAGGTCGCCCCTGCGTTCGTGAAGTTTTTCGTCAAAGAGGATACCTCGGAGATCGCCGGAGCGGTCATCATCGGAGAGGCTGCGACGGAAATGATCCACGAAATGGCACTGGCGGTAGAAAACGGCCTGACCCTGCAGCAGGTAGGCGCAACGGTCCACGTCCATCCGACCCACTCTAAGAACATCCTGCAGGCCATTCACGGCTGCGTGTGA
- a CDS encoding transporter substrate-binding domain-containing protein — MIRSRYTMAYLLSYMRRFLPVLLLPALLLLVPCSGWAAAGETIVVGGDHNYPPYEFIDKDGRPAGFNVDLTRAIAEVMGMTVEIRLGRWEEMRRALQTGEVDILQGMVQADVRAKDYEFSPPHSIINQSVFARRGTKPVRDLNDLKGKDVLVQNGGMMHDYLLEKNIGARIFPVDTHVDALRQLAAGKHDYALVGNLPGLYLSREFGLSNIVPVGRLFAGQPYAYAVKRGNDQILSQFSEGLTILKNTGRYEKIHDKWLGALEPSPVSWRKIVTYAAITALPLLLLLSAIGYINRTLKKEIAHRTREMQLQQQQLIQADKMASLGILVSGIAHEINNPTGLLLYNLPVLKKIFRSAEEHLEERFRQEGDFMIGGLRYSQFREDIPLLIEEMQDGATRIKRIVEDLKDFARKDTSEMDQSVLLNDVVRAALRLVDNSIRKTTGKVVTNLADGLPAVRGNAQRIEQVLVNLILNACQALPDPAKGIFLTTGYDPERKEVLLLVRDEGVGIPKEDLSRIADPFFTTKRETGGTGLGLSVSASIIKEHEGTMTFESRPGEGTTVRVALPALQGA, encoded by the coding sequence TTGATTCGTTCCCGGTACACGATGGCTTACCTCCTATCTTATATGCGACGCTTCCTGCCGGTCCTTCTTCTGCCGGCCCTGCTACTGCTCGTGCCGTGCTCCGGATGGGCTGCGGCGGGCGAAACCATCGTCGTCGGCGGCGATCACAACTACCCCCCTTACGAGTTCATCGACAAGGACGGCCGCCCGGCAGGCTTCAACGTCGACCTCACCCGCGCCATCGCCGAGGTGATGGGGATGACGGTGGAGATCCGCCTGGGCCGCTGGGAGGAGATGCGCCGGGCGCTGCAGACGGGCGAGGTGGACATCCTCCAGGGGATGGTCCAGGCGGATGTGCGCGCCAAGGATTACGAGTTCTCGCCACCCCACTCCATCATCAACCAATCGGTATTCGCCCGCCGCGGCACAAAGCCGGTCCGCGACCTGAACGACTTGAAGGGAAAGGATGTCCTCGTACAAAACGGCGGCATGATGCACGACTACCTCCTGGAAAAGAACATCGGCGCCAGGATCTTCCCGGTCGACACCCACGTGGACGCCCTGCGCCAGTTAGCCGCCGGGAAGCACGACTACGCCCTGGTCGGAAACCTTCCCGGGCTATACCTGAGCCGCGAGTTCGGCCTCTCCAATATCGTCCCGGTGGGGAGGCTCTTCGCCGGTCAGCCGTATGCCTATGCGGTCAAAAGGGGTAACGACCAGATCCTTTCGCAGTTCAGCGAAGGGCTCACCATCCTGAAAAACACAGGACGCTACGAAAAGATCCACGACAAGTGGCTCGGCGCGCTGGAGCCAAGCCCCGTCTCCTGGCGCAAAATCGTCACATACGCCGCCATCACGGCGCTGCCGCTTTTACTTCTATTGAGCGCCATCGGTTACATCAACCGCACGCTCAAAAAGGAGATCGCACACCGCACCCGCGAGATGCAGTTGCAGCAGCAGCAACTGATCCAGGCGGACAAGATGGCGTCGCTCGGCATCCTCGTGTCCGGGATAGCGCACGAGATCAACAACCCCACCGGGCTTTTGCTCTACAACCTCCCGGTACTGAAGAAGATCTTCCGTTCGGCCGAAGAGCACCTTGAGGAAAGGTTCCGGCAGGAAGGGGATTTCATGATCGGCGGGCTACGCTATTCACAGTTCCGCGAGGACATCCCGCTGCTCATCGAGGAGATGCAGGACGGGGCGACGCGGATCAAGCGGATCGTGGAGGACTTGAAGGACTTCGCCCGCAAGGACACCTCGGAGATGGACCAGTCCGTGCTCCTAAACGACGTAGTCAGGGCGGCGCTAAGGCTCGTGGACAACTCGATCCGCAAGACCACCGGCAAAGTCGTCACCAATCTCGCCGACGGACTTCCGGCCGTCCGGGGCAACGCCCAGCGCATCGAACAGGTGTTGGTGAACCTCATTCTCAACGCCTGCCAGGCGCTCCCCGATCCGGCAAAGGGGATCTTCCTCACCACCGGTTATGATCCCGAAAGAAAAGAGGTCCTTTTGCTGGTCCGGGACGAGGGAGTCGGCATCCCCAAGGAAGACCTCTCCCGCATCGCCGACCCGTTCTTCACCACAAAACGTGAGACGGGAGGAACCGGGCTCGGCCTCTCGGTTTCGGCATCCATCATCAAGGAGCACGAGGGGACCATGACCTTCGAATCGCGGCCTGGCGAAGGGACCACGGTGCGGGTGGCGCTTCCCGCCCTGCAAGGAGCATGA
- a CDS encoding sigma-54-dependent transcriptional regulator, translated as MIESLTPSFEILLVDDEEAWLRSISMTLAMSGGINNVVRCSDSRKVLELLRSRPIGLVLLDLNMPHLTGQDLLPAIIEQHPDVPVIVLSGLNQVSVAVECMQKGAFDFFVKTVEEERLIQGIHRAIRMIDLQRENSEMKSRILSDRLEHAEAFADILTADRAMLSIFRYIEAVAGSSQPILITGESGVGKELVARAVHKVSRRPGQLVSVNVAGLDDQIFSDTLFGHTRGAFTGAELPRSGMIERAADGTLFLDEIGDLAITSQVKLLRLLQEGEYFSLGSDVPKRMNARVVVATHHDLAAKQAAGEFRKDFYYRLCGHHIHIPALRERPDDIPLLFDHFLDEAARELNKKKPTVPKELPVLLTNYSFPGNVRELRALVYDAMSRHEAHMLSMETFKRVLGKDRNPPVRLDAHGQRSVFVPTEPLPPLHEVSDLLVAEAMRRAEGNQSIACRLIGISQPALSKRLKKTGDSTP; from the coding sequence ATGATCGAGTCACTCACCCCATCCTTCGAGATCCTTCTCGTGGACGACGAAGAAGCGTGGCTGCGCAGCATCAGCATGACGCTCGCCATGTCGGGAGGCATCAACAACGTGGTGCGCTGCTCGGACAGCAGGAAGGTCCTGGAGCTGCTCCGGTCACGCCCCATCGGCCTCGTGCTTCTCGACCTGAACATGCCGCACCTCACAGGACAGGATCTGCTCCCTGCCATCATCGAACAGCATCCGGACGTCCCGGTCATCGTGCTGAGCGGACTGAACCAGGTCTCCGTCGCCGTGGAGTGCATGCAGAAGGGGGCGTTCGACTTCTTCGTGAAGACCGTGGAGGAGGAACGCCTGATCCAGGGGATCCACCGCGCCATCCGCATGATCGACCTGCAGCGGGAAAACTCCGAGATGAAGTCACGGATCCTGAGCGACCGGTTGGAGCACGCCGAGGCCTTCGCCGATATCCTCACCGCGGATCGCGCCATGCTCTCCATCTTCCGCTACATCGAGGCGGTGGCCGGGAGCAGCCAGCCGATCCTGATCACGGGGGAAAGCGGCGTGGGGAAGGAACTCGTCGCACGGGCGGTCCACAAGGTAAGCAGGCGCCCCGGGCAACTGGTCTCGGTGAACGTGGCGGGGCTCGACGACCAGATTTTCAGCGACACGCTCTTCGGCCACACAAGGGGTGCTTTCACCGGGGCTGAACTTCCGCGCAGCGGGATGATCGAGCGCGCGGCCGACGGAACCCTGTTCCTGGATGAAATCGGGGACCTCGCCATCACCTCGCAGGTCAAACTGCTGCGTCTGCTGCAGGAAGGCGAATACTTCTCCCTCGGCAGCGATGTGCCGAAGCGGATGAACGCGCGGGTGGTCGTGGCGACGCATCACGACCTGGCCGCCAAGCAGGCCGCCGGAGAGTTCCGCAAGGACTTCTACTACCGTCTGTGCGGTCACCACATACACATCCCGGCCTTGAGGGAGCGCCCGGATGACATCCCTCTTCTCTTCGACCACTTCCTGGACGAGGCGGCCCGGGAGCTCAACAAGAAGAAACCCACCGTCCCGAAGGAACTCCCCGTTTTGCTGACCAACTACTCCTTCCCGGGCAACGTGCGCGAGTTGCGGGCGCTGGTGTACGACGCGATGAGCCGCCACGAGGCGCACATGCTCTCCATGGAGACCTTCAAAAGGGTGCTGGGTAAAGACCGGAACCCGCCGGTGCGCCTTGACGCGCATGGACAACGGAGCGTCTTCGTCCCTACCGAACCGCTGCCGCCCCTGCACGAGGTGAGCGATCTTCTGGTTGCCGAAGCGATGCGCCGGGCTGAGGGAAACCAGTCCATCGCCTGCCGGCTCATCGGCATCTCACAGCCCGCACTGAGCAAACGCCTCAAAAAGACTGGAGATTCCACACCGTAA